The Thermococcus sp. DNA segment AGGGTATAGCGAGAAGGGTAAAAGCTAGGCTTCAGTACAGGCGCGGGCCGCCGCTCAGCCAGACCTGGTATGACCTCAAGAAGCTGTTCAGCATGCCCTCAGTCAAACCCACTAAAAGGGCACTCTTCACTTGGGCACCCTACCTCGCGCTGGCATCGGCTATCAGCGCCGCTTTACTCCTTCCCTACGGCAGTGTGGTTCCAGTGGACTTCGGATTTAATCTAGTGGTATTCTTCTACGTTGTAGTCCTAGTCAGCGTCTTCCTGATGCTCGCCGGACTGGCCGTCCAGAACGCCTTCAGCCACCTCGGCTCGGCGAGGGAAATGCAGATAATCCTCACCGTCGAGCCACTGATAGCAATACTCTACGGGGTCCTGGCTTACAACTCTGGCTCGCTCAACCTTTACACCATACTAACGGGACTTCATCTCACCCCCTCACTGGTGCTGACCTACATGTTGCTCGCGTATGCTCTTTATGTCGAGAGCGGTTTCGTTCCCTTTGACATAGCCGAGGCCGAGCAGGAAGTCATAGGTGGCCCCCTCAGCGAATACAGCGGAAGGCTTTTAGGAGTCTTTTACTACGCAATATACATCAAACGCTTTGCTCTGCTGTGGTTCTTCATCAGCCTGTTAACGCTTCCATGGATAGGGCCGATAGAAACGTCAGGGAAGGCAGCACTTGTCCTGGCTCTTCAGTTCATCCTGACTGTGGCGTTCTATCCGATCATAGCGGCGCTTGAGGCAACGAACGCGAGGCTCAGGATAGACCACGTGGTCAAGATGAACACCCGCGCCTTCTTCGCGGGACTGATAATACTCGCAATGGCGTTCATGGGGTGGTGAATATGGTGACTACTACAAAAGATTTAGAGGCGCACTTTGAGTTTGAGTGCAGGGCCTGCGAGAACGGCCGCTGTGCAAAGGCTAATGTTGATGCTATACTCTCGGAAAGAGAGGGCCTCAGGGACTTTTACGAGGCCTTTAAGGAGCACATAGCAAGCTGCAAGAGAATGACCTACGGGCAGTACATGTTCGCAATAGACAGGGAAGTGCTTCCTGATGCAGTCCTCTGGTGGCACAACCACCCGAAGTACAAGGAGACGCACATGTCGACCGCAGTTGGAACTGACGAGAGGCCCCTTAACGGTCACTTTGTCTACATGCCCTTCATAAGTGTCCAAGTTGAACCCCTCAACATGGACAAGAACTATTGGGTGTTCCTAAGGGCTTATCTACCTGGTGATGACCCGAGCTTTCCAAGCGTAGCCAAAAACCTTCCAGCCGCCTTGTGGATTGAGAGGGAAGTCAAGGACCTGCTTGGATTCAAACCCACGAACCATCCGGACCCAAAGAGGCTAATACTGCCAGAAGACTTTCCGGATGGTGTCTACCCGCTTAGAAAGGACATGGATTACAGACATTCCCCGATTACTGAACCTACGACGGAGTACCGGAAAACACCGGAGGACACGACGCTGGTTCCAATGGGTCCCGCCCATATGGGTATAGAGGAGCCGGCTCACTTCAGGCTGTTTGTCAGGGGCGAGGAAATCGTCGATGTAGACTACCGTGGCTTCTACTCACACAGGGGAATAGAGAAGACCGGCGAAGGAAGACTCACGTACAACCAGGTGCTTTTCCTTGCCGAGAGGATATGCGGTATCTGCGGTTATCAACACTCCGTCAGCTACGCGATGGCCGTTGAGCGTTTGGCCGACGTGGAAATCCCCGACAGAGCAAGGTATATCAGAACGCTGATGCTCGAGCTCGAGAGGATTCACAACCACCTCCTCTGGGTTGGCATCGCAGCTCATATGGTGGGTTATGACACCGGATTCATGCACGCATGGCGCATCAGGGAGCCGGTTATGTGGCTCGTTGAGAGACTCACAGGAAACAGAAAGCAGTACGGAATGAACATAGTTGGTGGCGTCAGGAGGGACTTACTTGATTACAGAAAAGAGGACGTCCTCAAGACGGTGAAACAGATACGTGAGGGAACTCAGACCTTCCTTGATATAGCACTGAACACAAACACCTTTATCAAACGCGCTGAGGGCGTT contains these protein-coding regions:
- a CDS encoding hydrogenase large subunit, whose amino-acid sequence is MVTTTKDLEAHFEFECRACENGRCAKANVDAILSEREGLRDFYEAFKEHIASCKRMTYGQYMFAIDREVLPDAVLWWHNHPKYKETHMSTAVGTDERPLNGHFVYMPFISVQVEPLNMDKNYWVFLRAYLPGDDPSFPSVAKNLPAALWIEREVKDLLGFKPTNHPDPKRLILPEDFPDGVYPLRKDMDYRHSPITEPTTEYRKTPEDTTLVPMGPAHMGIEEPAHFRLFVRGEEIVDVDYRGFYSHRGIEKTGEGRLTYNQVLFLAERICGICGYQHSVSYAMAVERLADVEIPDRARYIRTLMLELERIHNHLLWVGIAAHMVGYDTGFMHAWRIREPVMWLVERLTGNRKQYGMNIVGGVRRDLLDYRKEDVLKTVKQIREGTQTFLDIALNTNTFIKRAEGVGILPYKVAKAYSVLGPTARASGRKIDARLDQATRTATAYDEVDFKVPVYKEGDVLARVLVRMDELFESLWIVEQLIDQMPDGDIMVPIGKLPEYEEALGFTEAHRGEVVHYVMTGEKNKVYRWKVRAPTYNNLPAVPEMLKGYHVADAPLIIASIDPCYSCTERVQFVDMNTGKIKVLTEAEFNELSIKYRGVF
- a CDS encoding NADH-quinone oxidoreductase subunit H, encoding METAVKLGFSLAGIIIMLLLPPYLEGIARRVKARLQYRRGPPLSQTWYDLKKLFSMPSVKPTKRALFTWAPYLALASAISAALLLPYGSVVPVDFGFNLVVFFYVVVLVSVFLMLAGLAVQNAFSHLGSAREMQIILTVEPLIAILYGVLAYNSGSLNLYTILTGLHLTPSLVLTYMLLAYALYVESGFVPFDIAEAEQEVIGGPLSEYSGRLLGVFYYAIYIKRFALLWFFISLLTLPWIGPIETSGKAALVLALQFILTVAFYPIIAALEATNARLRIDHVVKMNTRAFFAGLIILAMAFMGW